A single window of Bacteroidota bacterium DNA harbors:
- a CDS encoding outer membrane beta-barrel protein: MRKTLVLIGFLFVMFNLQAQNNLFLRFQGGPSLPLSDLASKIYTIDECGGFAKLGFHRGVDIGYFFNKNIGIGLMTSKNFHSVDTKSWEKEAFEPGIDSIVEVTSDKWLMNYLMGGIIFRYPINDKFQINARIFAGVLNTTSPEVEIYALEFNQTEIYLGRESAKSSVFQYTLACGIEYLLNNSIAFSLMANYSSGRNKFEYMQALEKDVQQNSVINFSGGVVYYFF; encoded by the coding sequence ATGAGAAAAACACTTGTACTTATTGGGTTTTTATTTGTGATGTTTAATTTGCAAGCACAAAACAACTTGTTTCTCAGATTTCAAGGAGGACCTTCACTTCCACTTTCTGATCTTGCTTCAAAAATTTACACTATAGATGAATGTGGAGGATTTGCAAAGTTAGGTTTTCATAGAGGAGTTGATATCGGTTATTTCTTTAATAAAAATATTGGCATTGGTTTAATGACTTCTAAAAACTTTCATTCTGTTGATACAAAAAGCTGGGAGAAAGAAGCATTTGAACCCGGAATAGATTCCATAGTTGAAGTTACTTCCGACAAATGGCTTATGAATTATCTCATGGGAGGAATCATTTTTAGGTATCCAATCAACGATAAATTTCAAATAAATGCTCGAATTTTTGCAGGTGTATTAAATACCACATCACCTGAAGTAGAAATATACGCTCTTGAATTCAATCAGACAGAAATTTATCTTGGTAGAGAATCTGCAAAGTCAAGTGTTTTTCAATACACATTAGCTTGCGGTATTGAATATTTGTTAAATAATTCTATTGCATTTTCACTAATGGCAAATTATTCCTCGGGAAGAAATAAATTTGAATATATGCAAGCATTGGAAAAAGATGTTCAGCAAAATTCTGTTATCAATTTTTCGGGTGGAGTAGTTTATTATTTTTTTTGA